The genomic window GCATACATCGGCCGCTGATGGTTCCGCTATGGGCGTTATTGTCACGAGGTAAGCATCGATATTCACATTCAGTTACATGTACCGAGAACAGAAGTTTATGGAATAAGTAGTTTCGTCCGTCGTTAATAATCCAAGTAATAGAACCAAATCTCAAAAAGTCCCGCAATGAAATAGAGACCAAATTCAAATAGGAACTCAATTAATTACCTCAAAGTAAATTTCCCGTTAATGTCCGTCTATTAAACAAGGGTCGTCTCTTCTGCTCAGGAGAGTTCTGTGATAGAATTTCACCCAACACATGAACAGTGAAACGTCAAAAGTTATATcattcaatacaaattaaaaaagtataatccGAAAATGTTCTGAATTCTTCCGTAGTCTCAACTGTTCTGCAGATCTGTTGCGATGTAGCGCGCAATTATACCATAAAGGTATACTTTATATATCGGGAGTGTGTTAGTTTGAAAATCCCTGTTTACTTTCATCGCAGCGATGAAGctacaaaattgtttaaaactaCCGAACACGCTATGAATTATAGGATCTATTGATTTGGCGGTAACATAAATGTCACTACAggcttagttcccaaggttggcggcgcgtTGACGTTGTAACGTAAGGGATgagggttaatatttcttagagtacCAATGTGGCGGcggtgaccacgtaccatcaggtggcctgttGCCGCTCCGTCTATTTTCTATATgttatacgttattttattcgttattatgattaataattgaatgagcctataattacaaatacctactatttgtaattataggctcattaaattatttactaaactaAAATTACTACACTTCGCTATCGTTAACTTATAGAATGTattaaatgaattgtttttttttgcgaaATATTACATTTGACCAACGGCTATGAcgttcaagattttttttgttattaacacTCGATGGTCTCGACGGAAGTTTCCAGATCGTTAATGGATTGGATTACTCATAGCATCATTGGCGTACACCTATCTCAGTACACTAGCGTTAACGTCACAACGTTCCGTAGGTTTAGTTAGAGTTTAAAACCATTTCTAACTTTAACTTAAACTGatactgattttttaaaatgcatAACTAATAACCTCGACAAACCGCCAATTAAGTAACAAGTCGATCGAAGTAGACAAAATCACAAActgtgaatttttattttacagtgtttattttattacaaatttaaattgtgaatgtctataattataataattgtgtttttattgttttacaagACGTTACATACATCGgagagttttatttaaattagtgaaTGTGTGTTGTGTCGTATAAACATGTGATGAAATaagaagttattatatttattaaaataatcagaataattttattattaaatgcatgcaattgaaaactatttttattaattacgccGAAGATGTGTAACTTCTGACGCGCGTAGGGTATAAATAACCGCAGcttatttacaaactttataagttaaaattctATCgcttcaatttatataatgcaAAGGtcgaattattgtttaatatgtcacatttcaaaatgtaatataacatattttcattCACGTGCACCGTTGAAGTAAAACACGCTTCATTTATTAACTCAATGAAAATATCCTTAAGATTATACATTCGTTACATTGGTTTTCAAATTCGATTTAATTGtccaaataaaattatcgaatGTTTAAATGTTGTCGCCGTGAAGATCGCAGATATGTACTCTTGCAGTAAAATAAGCGGCGTGACCCAAATAAAGCTCAGaacatttttagtataataacaCGGTTTTGCATAAAGTAGCAGTCGCTGCAAGGTTACCGGCATAAGTCCTGATATTACACAGAAATAGTaacgaaaataattcaattatcagCGACCGGCCTTATTGAAGAATTTTGTTTATCCGACACGTagacttatttatattagacGTCGTTGTATTAATTTCCGTTTATGATTTTCAGTCGTATCTCtttgtaaatttacaattaatttgtaatttaattgctaTATCTGTTATAGTTGAAAATGTAGTCattaaattatacgtaaaatacataagtattaaaatCGGCAGAAAGATTGGTGCGTTTCAAAATGAAGTGGTCTTGATAGAcgacaataaaagtaaataccATCTCATGACGTTCAGCATATCGTTTTCTTAACAAGTTTTatactcatatataaataaattcaaatatgttaaatataatttaaccaaGTTAAATATCATGAAACTCTTAACTCTCGACTGTTGTACAAATTTACAATGTAATGCTTTAGTAAGTATAATAGTAAAGTTAAGTCcgcaatatataaaatgaatttcatttgtaaaaacatacaaatcgtttattataataatatattcataaaataaatgtgctCGCTTAATGAAATTTCCCGTgacttacttaaatatatgtCAAACTACTTTATTCTCTTGTCAAAGTTAACCTCAGCAAAATGGGTCTTACACAATTTTCATCTCTTTTATCTCGTGCGACGAGGCGGCATTGAAACGGATAGCATACTCGTTgaaaatcacatttaaatatatccgATGAGAAACGAAAATATCtaaggtatttaattaaaataatacgtcaAGCTATTAAACGAATTCAAAGAAACTATTTTGCTATAATATGTTATGATATTGCGTGTCAAGAGACAATGAATTAAGTGataacattttcttaataattattatactttcattataaatatttattctaaaatagattaaacataattatgctatgtacattaaaaaaaaaaaaacgaacgtaAAATATCGCGCTGAAATCTACAAGTTTATGAATAGAATATgtagcttaaaataatatattgtgtaaatattataaggcATTGGGtcaaaaatacctttaaataaccttaaattataatgtcCTTAATATGATAGTTTgcaagttggtggcgcattgacgccAACGTATATCATACTATTGATCCATTTGTCTTCccatcttaaataatatatatattcataatgttCTAATTGACATACTAGAATTATTTGATTGGAAATATATTATCcttgaagaaaaaaaatgttaattaatgttACTTAATTCATGAATaccgaatattataatatttgacgtTTGCTTTatagcttatttaaaaaatatacgaatacaCTGAATCTAGACACAAtgtacttaattaaatacaacatttaaaCAGCTTTAGAATAACATAGTCGATATTGAAGTCTTCAAGGTCACAGCGTGTAATAAAATTGTGagaatttaattcttaaaaatgacgTAGCTACACacgaattgtaaaaaaaacacttcttgTATctctttagtaataaatatttatattaccctcgaaataaatataattatataaatacaatctcGAGATATTATGACATCAAAAAatttacatcattttataacttTCCTTCGTGTAATGTCGAAGTAatctacataaaattaattactgagatttctgataaaaataattaaggtaTGAGTTgctttattagaattattatacataacaatgtgaagaaattttcaaatgaaaaataataagtgtttaatatttaaagagtaaCAGAGGTAGGCAGACGTACAGTAACTGAAGATACCAAGAACGTTCACCTAATGCCGGCCAAGTTTTGCATATTATAGAATTTCTCAAGTAGATGCAAGAGTggctgatgttttttttaagttgtcatgtaaaaaaatattgctctgTGCAACTTAGTCACTCTTTGCTTCTGTCTTTTAAACTTTGCCTTCAAAGTTTTAATGATTTCTCTGTATATCGTTATGTAAATTAACACTAAAGTAACATCACGATATATTTCTATAGGTTATCTCAAGCGTTTTCTTTACTGTATTGTAGAGTACTAGATGATTTTTGGTGCGAAATTAATTCGATTAAGTTTTGATTGAGAATGCAAACTAGGGTTCGTTGCAGTAGTTATtaaaaaacagcaatactacaGATGTTCTTTACAGCTcccttaagtaaataaataatgaacattatatttaaacaattcatttttataaagaactaGCTGAACTAGTGGCTTTACTGGCGCGAAATTTAACTTTACACCCTCGAGGGATGAGTGAAAAGTAGCCTCTGTCCTTCCTCGAGACCCTCACTATTTCCAGACCAAATTTCAAGTAATTGGTTTCAGCGTttaaagcgtgaagaggtaacacagagttattttcgcatttataatattcgtgtaGAGGAGGCCGTAAGTCATTTTCTTACAATTCTTATTTGAGATATTATAATAGGATTTCTTCCTTGAAAATCAACACTTAATATACCTGAATTTTTGTAAAACAACGTTCTATATGAATTGTgtctataaattgtattataaaagttCAAAAAACTTAATTCTGACTTAATCGCCAATCCAGTAAATTCTCCAGCaacaagtaattatatttatcgtattattatgtaaataaaaattgcgcATTCGGATTCTGCTTTAATTTTTACGTCCATCAATGCCTGTTTTGAAACCTTTGTCCGATGATTTTCACGTTGTCCACTTAAACCCGATTGAGTAATACCAGTTGAATGAAATTGTCCGTTTACAGTTCGAATTGGAATGCCGTTAATCCTcgcactatttttaaatatatttctcttttactgtaaaaatatgatttcgtattttataacgattcgatgattaaaatattcattttaagtgttgaaagtaaaaacaatacatttgcTTTGTAAGTTACttactacaaatttaaattttattattataataattacattatgttCACTTACATAAAATTGGTTGCAGAACTAGAGCAATTTTTTAGTACCTAGTTATACAGTTCTGATCACTGATAGAATAAAAAGGAAGAGGTAAATTGACGCCtaaaaatcattgttttatttaaagtgaatCAGACTGAGAGCAACAAGAaaataaaaggaatattttttaatgtcttaaatttattgcaataatttagCTGTGGGTATATGTATTTAcagcaaaaataatatgtttgataTTGGCAAAAAATCTCACGTTTAAATTTAACAGACATTTTTCAACATTAGAAAGTTACAGTTTATTCAGAATTCCGAAGAACAATGAACTCGATAAAAAGTAAACTTTGTCGAGTCTGCGGCGCATTTGACTAACTTTGTTATCTAAAGTTTTCAATTCATTCGGTCTCATTCTGTAGCCACCTGGCGGAAGTATGCGTTTCTGACATCTAGCGgaaaatactaaacaaaattTCCATAAGTTACATGGGCGGACTTCGGTTTGTATTGATATTAGTATTCAGGAGTAGATGTCGCTGttattggttaaaatttttcattcattacaGCGACATCTACTTTTGTAACCGGGATAATAGAATAGTGACTTGActtgtattaaatgtattacgagttactgattaaaaataacataagtagttaacataatgtatatttattcataaaaatagattaaaaatatgtaatcggTTACAGATCGTCAATGTTGGCTCATTGCCGAATGCTCTCCGTGGCCTGCAACTACACGGAGGGAGAGCACATGGTCTGCGTTCTGGACTTCAAGAGGGAGACGGGGCTGTGGCATGCAGTTCTTGCGAGTGTTCTAAACGGAATGCACGTTATATTCATTCCATATGCCCTGATGAAAGTTAGCCCAGCATCGTGGATGCACATGATCACAAAATACAGGttcgatatattttagtaatcgTTTTGTTCGTTACATAGAtgcatcttaaaatatttacctattatAACAAAACTGCACTCGGCGTAGGTGAAGAGccattttttatggtatttaatttaaatttgaacggTCATTTAATACCAATTTACTATTACGAGATGATGAAACCAAAGAAGTGACTCAATACGTCGGAATAGCGATGTGACTAATGTGTCTTGAGAGTAATTCATTTTAAGTAAGACGGAGTCATGAATTAAAGAAATGTGACACTCACCAGGGCATCGGTGGCTATCGTCAAGTCACGTGACTTGCACTGGGGCCTCTTGGCAACGCGTGACCACAAAGAGATCTTACTTAGCTCTTTGAGAATGCTGTTGGTGGCTGACGGGGCGAATCCTTGGTCTTTGTCCTCATGCGATCAATTTCTCTCCGTATTCCAGAGTAAAGGTAAGTTTACAAGTATTAGGTATCGTTTATATGGTACAACGGCCATTACTGATTGGctgtattaaagtaattttaagtatttggtcgacatttaattatcttttcacacgttaattcatataaattatatcgacCTAGGGTTAATTTAGGTAAGTTTAAGTTTAAGGATTTATGTccaataaatcatatatttctatttatattttcacgaATTATTAACTTCATCCTATAATGctgtaatgaaaattaatgaaatatattttgcacaAACTAGGCACAGACATACACAATGTAACGTTCACGTGCAGGAGTTCGCGGCGACGCAATATGCCCGTGCGCGTGCAGCAGCGAGTCGTTGACGGTGTGCGTGCGGCGCGCAGGTCGCGGGGGCTCGTCCGCCGGCCGCGGCGTACTCTCCATGTCCGGCCTCTCGTACGGCGTCGTGAGGGTCGACGCGGAGAACTCTCTGACGTCACTCACGCTGCAGGATTGTGGACAAGTCATGCCCTCATGTAAGCTGACGTCGGGTGTGTCATTGGAAACGTGGGAAATAAACACCTCTACAAGACGTAAATATTAAGTGGAATACTGAAagcgataaaaaaattacattgattCCGCCAATCTATTCTATTtcatatatcttaaaaatatatttattttaaataggtgTCATCGTAGTTGTGAAAATGGAAGGCCTCGCGTATCTTTGCAAGACAGATGAAGTTGGTGAAATCTGTGTGCTCTCTGGCGCGACCGGCTCAGGATACTGGGGCCTGCCGGGTCTCACCAATACGGTATTCAGGGTTCAGCCTCTCGACGCTGATGGTGAGCCGATCGGAGAAGAACATTATGTTCGGAGCGGTCTACTCGGATTCCTGGGTCCTGGAGGTAAAATTAATGGTTTTTTCGTCATATTATAACGACTAGCATCAGACGTACAACCTGTCATTATCGCACTTAAAATTTGTTATCTGTATATCAACAGCGCACTGTGATCTTAACACTTTGGtaatcgaaaataataaagaactatTTTTCTTCTAACAAACAGGCTTAGTATTCGTATGTGGATCTCGCGATGGCCTGATGACTGTCACGGGCAGGAAGCATAACATGGACGATATTATAGCGACAGTACTTGCCGTGGAGCCCATGAAATTTATATACAGGGGACGTATAGCCGTGTTCTCGGTGCGAGTGTTGCGTGACGAGAGAATCTGCATCGTAGCGGAACAACGACCTGACTGTGGAGAGGAAGAGGTATAGTGTACTATTGTGCTCGGGCAGACTTGATCGTATCAGCTGTTAGCTATGACAATATGGCAATgttacgataaatatatttttactttgcttctattttatcaatttagtttttttttttttttataattcatactcAGGATTACCGATGACGTTTATAGTTTGAAGTCACAGTAACAAATCTTATTAATCTCATATGCAGTCTTTTCAATGGATGTCCCGCGTGTTGCAAGCAGTCGACTCGATCCACCAAGTGGGAATATATTGCCTGGCTCTGGTGCAACCTAATTATCTCCCCAAAACGCCGCTCGGAGGCATACACCTCAGTGAATGTAAGAGGCGATTCCTCGAAGGAACGTTGCATCCAGCCAATGTACTGATGTGTCCGCACACGTGTGTGACAAATCTACCCAAACCGAGAGAAATCCATTCAGGTATATTTACTTAGTAGTATGTTCGTATTGCGTCGttatatttgaaatcaatttaaagaaatatttttcagctaactataatttttttacagatgTTGGCCCAGCTTCTGTCATAGTTGGTAACTTGGTCCAAGGTAATCGCCTTGCATCAGCTCAAGGGCGAGATATGGGATACACTGACGACTCGGATGCGGCACGaaaggtatttataatattttttattattaaatgaatttattttaattaatatttgcaattaaatatttttattttttcacagtACCAATTCATATCACAAATATTGAGATGGCGAGCTCAGAGTACTTCCGACCATGTGATATTTACATTGCTCAATTCAAAAGGTGCTGTATCAAAAGTGCTCACATGCGCCGAATTACATAAGAAAGCAGAGAGAATCGGTAATCTATTATTAGAAAAAGGTCGTGTCAATACAGGGGACCACGTAGCTCTGATATTTCCTCCGGGACTTGATCTCATTTGCGCATTCTACGGTTGTTTGTATGTTGGCGCAGTTCCGGTGACAATTAGACCACCCCATCCTCAAAACCTACACACCACGTTGCCAACGGTTCGCATGATCGTTGACGTCAGCAAAGCGACGCTAGTCCTATCCAATCAATCTGTGATAAAACTGCTCAGATCTAAAGAAGCTAGTAACGTCCTCGATAGCAAAGCTTGGCCTATTACCCTCGACACTGACGACATGCCCAAGAAGAAATTACCTATATTGTACAGAGCCCCTACTGCTGAAATGCTCGCATATTTAGACTTCAGCGTTTCAACTACTGGAATGTTAGCTGGGATCAAATTGTCACACGCTGCCGTTACTTCCCTCTGCCGCTCTATGAAGATAGCATGTGAACTTTACCCCTCACGGCATATAGCTCTGTGCTTGGACCCATATTGCGGTCTCGGATTTGCCCTCTGGTGCCTCAGCAGTATATATTCAGGACATCACTCCATTCTCATTCCCCCATCTGAAGTTGAAATAAATCCAGCACTCTGGTTAAGTGCAGTGTCCCAGTATAAAGTCCGCGATACATTCTGTTCATACGGTGTAATGGAATTATGTACGAAAGGATTAGGCAGCTCCGTCAATCAACTGAAAAGCAAAGGAATTAATTTAGCTTGTGTTAGAACATGCGTCGTCGTCGCTGAAGAACGACCAAGGATCAATTTGACCAATTCCTTTTCGAAACTTTTCTCGGCTCTTGGTTTAAGTCCACGAGCTGTATCTACGTCATTCGGATGTCGCGTCAACATAGCTATATGCCTACAAGGAGCATCCAGTCCAGAGCCTTCCACGGTATATGTAGACCTAAGGGCTTTGCGTAACGACCGCGTGTCATTGGTGGAACGTGGTAGTCCACACTCTCTCTGTCTGATGGAATCTGGCAAATTGTTGCCGGGCGTGAAAGTGATAACTGCTAATCCGGAAACTAAAGGACAATGTGGAGATTCTCATTTGGGTGAGATATGGGTGCAGTCACCACATAATGCAAGCGGTTACTTTACAATTTACGGCGACGAAAGCGATTACGCCGACCATTTCAGTGCTCAACTAGTCACTGGAAATACGGGGGAAGTTTATGCAAGGACGGGATACTTAGGATTTTTAAGAAGAACAGAGATTAGCACGACCAGTGTCGGAGGTGATGACAGCTCGATAATGACTCGTGACAGCGACACGGAATCGTTGGCTTCCGCCTGTGCAAGCATGTCTGGTCTAACTTCTGCAGATTCTCATGATACCCACGACGCAGTGTTCGTGGTGGGTGCTCTCGATGAAACAATTATGCTCCGTGGAATGCGATACCATCCCATTGACATTGAGAACTCGGTTATGAGGTGCCATAAGAAGATTGCAGAATGGTGCGTAcattgttactattttttaggtcgtatgttataatatattcaaatttgtattgaaatgaATACTACACTAGTGTAGTGTAAATAACAAGTTCACTTACTTCATGAACAGTAATTATATCGAGTAAAAGTTAACACTTTTGTGGTTGCCTTACTAACTTACTATCGTAACAAATTATCAAAATGGCTGTGTAAGTAATGTGGTCAGTTCCACGCGAATGTAAGGTTACATTAAACCTTCAATAAAAATTTCATCATCCCGAAAAGTTTATGTTGCCctttttttacttaaacattttgatattagttaaaattactATCAATTTTAGTATATTGGAGTAACCATATCACAAGCTAGGTATTGCCTATAAACTTTAATCGctgttatttgaattttacttaTAGCAAGTAATTTCTagtattctatattaaataaagttcatttCACTTTATTATGCATGAAAAAACTGGGTTAAGATTATGTTGTTTTAacgttatgtttaataaatgtatttaaacatatgTTTACAGCTTACAAATAAGTGAATAAAATTTTCTAAGatgaacaaatttattttttcagtgcCGTCTTTACGTGGACTAATTTACTTGTGGTAGTGGTGGAACTTGACGGAAACGACAGTGAAGCCCTGAACCTGGTCCCTCTGGTAACGAATACTGTCCTTGAAGAGCACCACCTCATCGTGGGTGTCGTGGTCGTCGTCGACCCTGGAGTCGTCCCCATCAATTCTCGCGGCGAGAAACAACGTATGCACCTCCGGGACGGATTTCTCTCTGACCAAATCGATGCAATATATATCGCATATAACATGTAAATCAATAATCACATTATGATCATTTCGCACGATTGACTATGTACTTGTACGCTAGTTGACGTTCTAGTGACGCGGTCGATGGTGTGATATGAGCAGTCCCATCGTTAATTGTAAGTTTCcggtgaattttaaatttatttaatgcagCTAACCAATTCGACTGTTCTAgtgttatgtttaatatattactcgATGTGACATATTTATGTATCTCGATCAGAGCATGACGTGTCTTTTGCAATAAATCATTTCTTTAattgttgataaatatttaaaagcaaagcTTTATATGGAGTTTATTTACTGCAAATACATTACGGGCTTGGGCTATTCAGATGTATTGAATTGTGTCGaactacaattttaatattttgttaatatttccaaTCGGTTTTGTCGCAATGTAAATTACCtaatatagttaattaaaaattttacataatttataatcacGAGACTGACGTGATTCTAAATTcgctcattaaaatattttatttacgtgaaATCTAATTAGTTAAAGATTGCGTTACTGTTTTCTTTGAACATTCAGAATTgttgtattatgttttaataaggtAAACAATTGGGTATTTGACATACCatttctttaaatgtaaaaatgttaatcaGTAGTCTTAATATCTCTTTCGCAGGCAAAGATAATGCgctctataataatatcattataaaatagtaataatacgttactttaaaaatttgaaatctCAATCTGAATAGTTTAATCGTGCCTCCATTCACAATATTGTTTATCGAATTTAATCAGtcaaatatctaattatattgttGTGATTATTATGAAGAAAGTAATTTCTAATGCTAGTtagtatgtaaatgtaattgtattactactggtaatattatatttagagttAGTAATTATTGGATAGACAAAAATGTATTGCATTTAATGTGTTGAGTTCCACGTTTGTTTTATCGTTGACAATAAATTTCACAGGTCGGTATTCTGAGATGCTACACAAAAAATGCTTTACTAAAAcatgcaacatttttttttatgtggtaGCGAGTAGGTTTGTCAGTGAGCTTGTCTTTAAGTAGTTTGGCATTCCGATTGCCTGTCTGTAGTTTATTGAAGACTGTATTTACAACAGAGGAGGAGTGGTGTTATAATACTTGTAAGACAGTCTGTGTGTATTTAtatcacaatttttaatataatatattatagtactaAACGCTATAACCTACAAGTCTCTTTCGACTACGAACTTCGCACATTACTTTCATATCTGTGCCAATAATCTCGCTATAGTAGCTGTTTAAAATATGtgtcatataaaaacaattcaaatattacGTAAAGGATGATCGGTGGTGAAAATCCTGTTCGATATCTATGTATTATGCATATTTGACAATTACTGAACAAAgcattttatagatatattataataaatctaattttatctAGGTTAATCCtgcaattacattaattttaggGAAATCTATGTTTTAAAATCACATAGATTATTTCAGGCCCGTTTCATAAACTTGTTACtttgatatttatcaatttatggctagatttattttgtctttattgGATTATAAAATAGTGTGCTACTTGATATTCCCAATGCActacatttgtattattattttaatatcacaaataaatttagttacaagaacaagtatttatatatgtaatagtaCTAGTCCATGTCTACTGCTCGGCCATTTTAAATAAGCGTACAGCAGATTTAAAAGCACAACTTTTCATAGCACCACATAGCTAGAAACCGGAGGCATTCTTTAGGAAAATCAGTGTAGTCGATTTAAGCTAGTGTataacatttcttttattttttatttccattccAGTTTagcctatgttataaaaaatatcaagaaaaattaaatttattttcatctacacattagattttattatttactgatattcttttattttgtaattatttattgctaaattgtacatataattttgttgtttatttttatgtttaatatttggaTGACAATGTCAATGGATGATTAATAAGAaatgaattgatttatataatttaatacggTATTCAAAATTCCTTTAATCTTCTctactttataaaagtataatttttatcatattttgaaaCGTAGTCatgttacaaaataagtatACAAGTAGATATGTAACTTGGGTTAATGAACATTATCTTATTtgtaattcttatataataatgcaAAATGTATTGGTTCGAGGTCCTGCAGAATAATTAAATCATGAAACCTCAGTAATATTGGatattaaaactacaaataattttaattattatgatgacattaataatgttaaatgtcTTTACAAGTTTATAACGCAcaaaattgtaaacattttggCAACTTTTTGGgaatcaaaagatttttaagatTCTCGctcttttaatgttttactttattgCAAAGAATAGTCTGTTAGGACTTTGTAACCGCTTTtataattgtgatttttttctgatACATGAGTAAATAAACGTGCAtcctgaatatatttttttctgactccttttttaatatatagctaGCTCCATATACTTAGAATTTTTTTCcactatatctatttaaaagaaagtgagtaaagaaacttaaaaaataggtttttaGCAAATGTTTTGCAATTGCCTCAGCAATTGAAATATGAATGTGAACAGACTTGAGACTGCGTATTGCATGCCATAGCTTGCACAAGCTGTTCGGGTTACTTGTAGTTTTATCGTCAATATAGGAAAAAGAGAGGGAGTTATCTcctattttaattgatataatatgcCTCAATAAACCACGATAATGAACTTATAGGCACTCAGGTGCGAAATTTGATAGTTTAAGTTTGGGAATGAGTGGCTATGGCATCTAATTATACAGCCTAATTttgttcatataaaatactCTAGTGACCATACAGACTCAATAAACTATTCcctaacaaaaacaattaagaGCTGACTTTAATATTATgcctacatttttaattaagcacAAGAATAATATGCCATTTAACATCAGTTAACTGCCATTAATTAGATATTCTTTTATTCTtgaggaaaataatatttttcaatatagtaAGATTATTTACATCAGTTCAGACTT from Vanessa tameamea isolate UH-Manoa-2023 chromosome Z, ilVanTame1 primary haplotype, whole genome shotgun sequence includes these protein-coding regions:
- the LOC113404238 gene encoding disco-interacting protein 2 isoform X1; the protein is MADLSVDISKLPDEIRDKLAELDLELSEGDITQKGYEKKRTRLLAPYVAQHQPQAGNQPLRGPRGDGGSSRQHTRNRRTHRRVTHNEKRYHSEVRQEAVQQALAEMQNRPKPSLPMPSKRTSMMAKSPDRERHDLSSSSDEDSCAGDSELPPPPELGSPPARRAAAPHPRGHPPPLPQLHHQRDKKHAPREKTEIDLSDITHLPAYIQPDVTHTTSGARRGGALIADRVQCYAQPEDTGTGTGRWKVSAKIQQLLNTLKRPKRRPLPEFYEDDDIELEIAANPKDPNAPKPEGGTMTPAVGEQLVVPAGLPRNLEAALQRYGTASFKANVATVLDPNGKLSNSLTYGKLLSRSLKIAHAVLNKTFTSKSSSGGPLTGDNSIKPGDRVALVYPNNDPINFMCAFYGCLQAGIVPVPIEVPLTRRDAGLQQVGFLLGSCGIQYALTSDACLKGLPKTSSGDVVSFRGWPSLQWVSTEKLPRPPRDWIPPPRPAEDSPAHIEHTSAADGSAMGVIVTRSSMLAHCRMLSVACNYTEGEHMVCVLDFKRETGLWHAVLASVLNGMHVIFIPYALMKVSPASWMHMITKYRASVAIVKSRDLHWGLLATRDHKEILLSSLRMLLVADGANPWSLSSCDQFLSVFQSKGVRGDAICPCACSSESLTVCVRRAGRGGSSAGRGVLSMSGLSYGVVRVDAENSLTSLTLQDCGQVMPSCKLTSGVSLETWEINTSTRRVIVVVKMEGLAYLCKTDEVGEICVLSGATGSGYWGLPGLTNTVFRVQPLDADGEPIGEEHYVRSGLLGFLGPGGLVFVCGSRDGLMTVTGRKHNMDDIIATVLAVEPMKFIYRGRIAVFSVRVLRDERICIVAEQRPDCGEEESFQWMSRVLQAVDSIHQVGIYCLALVQPNYLPKTPLGGIHLSECKRRFLEGTLHPANVLMCPHTCVTNLPKPREIHSDVGPASVIVGNLVQGNRLASAQGRDMGYTDDSDAARKYQFISQILRWRAQSTSDHVIFTLLNSKGAVSKVLTCAELHKKAERIGNLLLEKGRVNTGDHVALIFPPGLDLICAFYGCLYVGAVPVTIRPPHPQNLHTTLPTVRMIVDVSKATLVLSNQSVIKLLRSKEASNVLDSKAWPITLDTDDMPKKKLPILYRAPTAEMLAYLDFSVSTTGMLAGIKLSHAAVTSLCRSMKIACELYPSRHIALCLDPYCGLGFALWCLSSIYSGHHSILIPPSEVEINPALWLSAVSQYKVRDTFCSYGVMELCTKGLGSSVNQLKSKGINLACVRTCVVVAEERPRINLTNSFSKLFSALGLSPRAVSTSFGCRVNIAICLQGASSPEPSTVYVDLRALRNDRVSLVERGSPHSLCLMESGKLLPGVKVITANPETKGQCGDSHLGEIWVQSPHNASGYFTIYGDESDYADHFSAQLVTGNTGEVYARTGYLGFLRRTEISTTSVGGDDSSIMTRDSDTESLASACASMSGLTSADSHDTHDAVFVVGALDETIMLRGMRYHPIDIENSVMRCHKKIAECAVFTWTNLLVVVVELDGNDSEALNLVPLVTNTVLEEHHLIVGVVVVVDPGVVPINSRGEKQRMHLRDGFLSDQIDAIYIAYNM